A section of the Mastomys coucha isolate ucsf_1 unplaced genomic scaffold, UCSF_Mcou_1 pScaffold15, whole genome shotgun sequence genome encodes:
- the Scp2d1 gene encoding SCP2 sterol-binding domain-containing protein 1 produces the protein MWKKTDPQAKIKAGDRPQICHSLALGSATESALPQAQELSNFQNTLVFEDISQHIKEVGAQLVKKVNAIFQLDITKDGKTILQWTIDLKNGSGDMYLGSARLPADTVFIIPDSVFTELVVGKMNPQKAFLAGKFKVRGKVLLGQKLERIFREWAKI, from the coding sequence ATGTGGAAGAAAACTGATCCTCAAGCCAAGATCAAAGCAGGGGACAGGCCTCAGATTTGCCATTCTCTGGCTCTGGGATCGGCCACAGAGTCGGCACTGCCACAGGCTCAAGAACTGTCAAACTTTCAGAACACTTTGGTATTTGAGGACATTAGCCAACACATCAAAGAAGTAGGAGCCCAACTGGTAAAGAAAGTGAATGCCATCTTTCAGCTTGACATCACCAAAGACGGGAAGACCATCCTGCAGTGGACCATTGACCTCAAGAATGGTTCTGGGGACATGTACCTGGGATCTGCCCGGCTTCCTGCAGACACTGTCTTCATCATCCCTGACTCTGTCTTCACAGAATTAGTTGTGGGTAAGATGAACCCACAGAAGGCTTTCCTGGCTGGCAAGTTTAAAGTGAGAGGCAAAGTTCTCCTtggccagaagctggagaggatCTTCAGAGAGTGGGCTAAAATTTAA